From a region of the Sphingopyxis sp. YR583 genome:
- a CDS encoding ACP S-malonyltransferase, protein MSVRKTALVVAPGRGTYGKGELGSIARLHGARFADLIANFDAQRTERGQPTVTELDGADRFSVATHMRGDVAAPLIYAATALDYLSIDREKYDVVAALGNSMGWYSALALGGAVSVEDGFRISNAMGLNSQTHGPGGQILLQVVDEDWRPVAGLRERLFDLVADIGTRHGHALALSIDLAGMLVFAGNEEGLAALLAEAPPTPGRDPLRLAGHGPFHTPLMFGSSDKAKAELPHALFHRPALPLVDGRGHIWRRHASDPAAVRDYTFGYQILAPYDFALSVQVAVREYAPDVLILPGPGDTLGGAIAQSLIGINWQGIGSKADFMARQAADPILLSMGRAEQRALVTG, encoded by the coding sequence AGACCGCGCTCGTCGTCGCGCCCGGACGCGGCACCTATGGCAAGGGCGAACTCGGCAGCATCGCGCGGCTGCACGGCGCGCGCTTTGCCGATCTCATCGCGAACTTCGACGCGCAGCGCACCGAGCGGGGTCAGCCGACGGTGACCGAACTCGACGGCGCCGATCGCTTCAGCGTTGCGACGCATATGCGCGGCGATGTTGCTGCGCCGCTGATCTATGCCGCGACCGCGCTCGATTATCTCAGCATCGACCGCGAGAAATATGACGTCGTCGCCGCCCTCGGCAATTCGATGGGCTGGTACAGCGCACTGGCTTTGGGCGGCGCGGTGTCGGTTGAGGACGGCTTTCGCATCAGCAATGCGATGGGACTCAACAGCCAGACGCATGGCCCCGGCGGGCAGATCTTGCTGCAGGTGGTCGACGAGGATTGGCGCCCCGTCGCGGGGCTGCGCGAAAGATTGTTCGACCTCGTCGCCGATATCGGCACGCGCCACGGGCACGCGCTTGCGCTGTCGATCGACCTTGCCGGCATGCTCGTGTTCGCGGGCAATGAGGAGGGCCTCGCCGCGCTCCTTGCCGAGGCGCCGCCGACCCCCGGGCGCGATCCGCTGCGCCTCGCGGGGCATGGCCCCTTCCATACGCCGCTGATGTTCGGCAGTTCGGACAAGGCGAAAGCCGAGCTCCCGCACGCGCTTTTCCATCGCCCGGCGCTGCCGCTGGTCGACGGGCGCGGCCATATCTGGCGCCGCCACGCAAGCGACCCCGCCGCGGTCCGGGATTACACCTTCGGGTATCAGATTCTCGCGCCTTATGACTTCGCTTTGTCGGTGCAGGTCGCGGTCAGGGAATATGCCCCCGACGTCCTCATCCTGCCCGGCCCGGGCGATACGCTCGGCGGCGCGATCGCGCAGTCGCTGATCGGCATCAACTGGCAGGGAATTGGAAGCAAGGCCGATTTCATGGCGCGACAGGCGGCCGATCCGATCCTGCTGTCGATGGGCCGCGCCGAACAGCGCGCACTCGTCACCGGATAA
- a CDS encoding response regulator transcription factor encodes MTEAGSHIHLVLPDPVERAACFRVLAAGAGRIIRSFASADAWLEAGADSEGGILLFHWRQPGPTSGAALLERIAGCADTTIFVAADRLDIAETRAILRGGAKDLLPAPLDPRLVRSTIEASLGDWRIRQDRLDRHREAAARLATLTPRERNILDAIAAGLGNKAIARQLELSPRTVEVHRANIMRRAGAGNVAELLRLQFTAELARGAAANSVHFGA; translated from the coding sequence GTGACCGAAGCCGGAAGCCATATCCATCTCGTCCTGCCGGATCCCGTCGAGCGTGCCGCCTGTTTTCGCGTCCTCGCCGCGGGGGCGGGCCGCATCATCCGCAGCTTCGCCAGCGCCGATGCCTGGCTGGAGGCGGGCGCGGACAGCGAAGGCGGCATATTGTTGTTCCACTGGCGACAGCCCGGCCCGACAAGCGGCGCGGCGCTCCTCGAGCGCATCGCCGGGTGCGCGGACACCACCATATTCGTCGCCGCCGATCGGCTGGATATCGCCGAAACGCGCGCGATCCTGCGCGGCGGAGCAAAGGACTTGCTGCCCGCGCCGCTCGATCCGCGCCTTGTCCGCAGCACCATCGAAGCGTCGCTCGGTGACTGGCGCATTCGGCAGGACCGGCTCGACCGGCATCGCGAGGCGGCGGCGCGCCTGGCGACGCTGACCCCGCGCGAACGCAATATATTGGATGCCATCGCCGCAGGCCTCGGCAACAAGGCGATCGCCCGGCAACTCGAACTCAGCCCGCGCACCGTCGAGGTCCACCGCGCAAATATCATGCGTCGCGCCGGAGCCGGCAATGTCGCCGAATTGCTCCGGCTGCAGTTCACAGCCGAGCTGGCGCGCGGTGCGGCAGCCAATTCGGTCCATTTCGGTGCATGA